In Malus sylvestris chromosome 15, drMalSylv7.2, whole genome shotgun sequence, a single genomic region encodes these proteins:
- the LOC126602443 gene encoding uncharacterized protein LOC126602443 — MENPHRLSDNLEPWSHLHGKVVMVTGASSGLGRELCLDLAKAGCRIVAAARRIDRLQSVCDQINQLSITAPSSSSSVADSGTGGGPRAVAVELDVSADGPAIEKSVNKAWDAFGLIDALVNNAGIRGNVSSALDLSEEEWNHVFRTNLTGSWLVSKFVAIRMRDADQGGSIVNISSIAGLNRGYLPGATAYNCSKAGVNTLTKTMAMELGVHKIRVNAISPGLFRSEITERLMEKDWLHNVAMKTAPLRTFGTSDPALTSLVRYLVHDSSEYVSGNIYIVDAGATLPGVPIFSSL, encoded by the exons ATGGAGAATCCTCATCGATTGTCGGACAACCTGGAGCCCTGGAGCCACCTCCACGGCAAAGTCGTCATGGTTACCGGCGCTTCCTCTGGCCTCGGCCGCGAGTTGTGCTTAGACTTAGCTAAAGCCGGCTGCAGAATCGTAGCCGCCGCTCGCCGCATCGACCGCCTTCAGTCCGTGTGCGATCAAATCAACCAGCTCTCCATCACCgctccttcttcatcatcttctgTTGCTGATAGTGGGACTGGTGGAGGCCCGAGGGCTGTGGCCGTGGAGCTGGATGTCAGCGCCGATGGCCCAGCTATCGAGAAGTCTGTGAACAAGGCTTGGGACGCGTTTGGGCTCATCGATGCCCTTGTTAACAATGCCGGTATTAGAG GTAATGTGAGTTCTGCATTGGACCTGTCTGAGGAGGAATGGAATCATGTTTTCAGGACAAATTTAACGGGTTCCTGGTTGGTATCAAAGTTTGTTGCTATACGCATGCGAGATGCTGATCAGGGAGGGTCAATCGTCAATATATCTTCCATTGCTGGTCTTAATCGTGGATATTTGCCTGGAGCTACAGCATACAATTGTTCAAAGGCTGGTGTAAACACCTTAACAAAG ACTATGGCTATGGAGCTGGGGGTACACAAAATCAGAGTGAATGCAATATCACCTGGACTTTTCAGATCGGAAATTACGGAGCGTCTAATGGAAAAAGACTGGCTGCACAATGTGGCTATGAAAACTGCCCCTTTAAGAACATTTGGCACTTCAGATCCAGCATTGACATCGCTAGTTCGATATTTGGTACATGACTCTTCTGAATATGTCTCTGGCAACATTTATATTGTTGATGCAGGAGCCACCTTGCCGGGTGTTCCTATTTTCTCTTCCCTCTGA
- the LOC126602444 gene encoding uncharacterized protein LOC126602444, whose product MENPHRVSDHLEPWGHLHGKVVMVTGASSGLGRELCLDLAKAGCRIVASARRIDRLQSVCVQINQLSITAPSSPSSVADNGPGGGPRAVAVELDVSADGSAIEKSVNKAWDAFGLIDALVNNAGIRGNVSSPLELSEEEWNNVFRTNLTGSWLVSKFVAIRMRDADQGGSIVNISSITGLNRGFAPGATAYNCSKAGVNTLTKTMAMELGVHKIRVNAISLGLFRSEITERLMQKDWLHNVAMKIVPLRTFGTSDPALTSLVRYLVHDSSEYVSGNIYIVDAGTSLPGVPIFSSL is encoded by the exons ATGGAGAATCCTCATCGAGTGTCGGACCACCTGGAGCCCTGGGGCCACCTCCACGGCAAAGTCGTCATGGTCACCGGCGCTTCCTCTGGCCTCGGCCGCGAGTTGTGCTTAGACTTGGCTAAAGCCGGCTGCAGAATCGTAGCCTCCGCTCGCCGCATCGACCGCCTTCAGTCCGTGTGCGTTCAAATCAACCAGCTCTCCATCACCGCTCCTTCTTCACCATCTTCTGTTGCTGATAATGGGCCTGGAGGAGGCCCGAGGGCTGTGGCTGTGGAGCTGGATGTCAGCGCCGATGGTTCAGCTATCGAGAAGTCCGTGAACAAGGCTTGGGACGCGTTTGGGCTCATCGATGCCCTTGTTAACAATGCCGGTATTAGAG GTAATGTGAGTTCTCCATTGGAACTGTCTGAGGAGGAATGGAATAATGTTTTCAGGACAAATTTGACGGGTTCCTGGTTGGTATCAAAGTTTGTTGCTATACGCATGCGAGATGCTGATCAGGGAGGGTCAATCGTCAATATATCTTCCATTACTGGTCTTAATCGTGGATTTGCGCCTGGAGCTACAGCATACAATTGTTCAAAGGCTGGTGTAAACACCTTAACAAAG ACTATGGCTATGGAGCTGGGGGTACACAAAATCAGAGTGAATGCAATATCACTTGGACTTTTCAGATCGGAAATTACGGAGCGTCTTATGCAAAAAGACTGGCTGCACAATGTGGCTATGAAAATTGTCCCTTTAAGAACATTTGGCACTTCAGATCCAGCATTGACATCGCTAGTTCGATATTTGGTACATGACTCTTCTGAATATGTCTCTGGCAACATTTATATTGTTGATGCAGGAACCTCCTTGCCGGGTGTTCCTATTTTCTCTTCCCTCTGA